Below is a genomic region from Brassica oleracea var. oleracea cultivar TO1000 chromosome C9, BOL, whole genome shotgun sequence.
ACGTCAAGATATTGTTTTTGTCTACTTCTCACTTTTTTAAAAAATTTCTTCCATGATCACTTCTTTTGAAGACTTTAAATAATTGAAACATTTTCGTTTCTGAAATTTGTATTTCAAAATATAACTTTTACCCAATGTGTATATAATTTTTTTTAAAGGTGATGAAAATTTAGAGTATAAATTTTGTGAATAACGTTTAAATGTGCTTTTCATATTGATTTTAGATTTTAATTGTTATTTTTAAGTTTTTTTTACACATTATGACTATTAATTTAAACATTTTATTTGATATGATCTATTATTTTTAAAATATACATATTATTTATAAAATTATCATTAAATTTAGTTTAATCTAAGTAAACCTATCGAACCCGGTTCAGACCCGGTCGAACCACAATGACCCATGACCCAAAAAAATTCCGGTTCGCTAGCCGGTCCAGTTTTAAAAACACTGTTGTTTACATGTCTAAAGTTATGGATTTACATAAAGATACATTGACCGTACTAAGATATACGATTCAACCAATCTATATCATATCTGATCAACTGTATCACATTGAATCATCATAGTGTTATAAAAATCGGTTTACACATCAACAAATCATCAGTAAATGAAACTTTTCCTCAAAATGATATTTAGAAAATCAGTCTACCATGGCCTACACTTACTACCGCAAACGATTTTTTTTTAACATTGCTTGTTAACTAAATCACTAAACACAATCATCCATAATGTATACAAATCTTGGTTTATATTAGCTTCTTATTAACGGTACAATTACACTTAATCACTAAACACCATCCAATCTACAAACATTAGGAATTGGATAAAACTCCCTCCGTAAACTCATTAAATCGGATCCACCATATGTACTCGGGATAGAAGTAGCACAAAACAATAAACGCTTTACTAACTACATCTGAATCACAAGTGTTTCCAGATCATAAAACACTAACTTATATTATTCTAATACTAAGAGCATATAGACATATGCATTTGCACTTACAAAGGAACGTTAAAAGGATGCTCTTTTCATTTTTATTTTTGCCTATCGATGGTGCGAAGAAAGCCTTAAGGTTCCAATTAGCTTTGCAGACTTCTCTGGTCGGTTTCGGGATGGTCAGTCTCAGGATGTTCGGTTTCAGGATGTTGCGGTTGAGGAACCGGAGCACCTCCGTTCATTCTTGCACGCGCTTCAGCAAACATACGTTGCTGCTCAGCTGCAGCTTCCTCCTCAGTCATTTGAGCTCCACTGTTACATTTCACACTTCTCTGCGTGTCCTGCTGCATAATTTACAAAAAGTTTACATGTTAAAGGGTTTCTACTTCATCCTTCCAAGTATCAAGAGAAGTATTATTACCATGGTTTCATACTTATGTTGCTCATAAGCAGCATAGACTTCCTCTATATATTCTCCGAAACCCAGAACCTGTTTCATAACAAAGTTCATGTCTTTGTGCTAAAAATTGTTTCCTATTACGGAAAGGATGGACAAAAGGATAAGACTTTTAAACCTGTAGTGCCTTGAGAACATGCTCAGGAGCAATCGTTCGTCTATCCTCTTTGTTACAAACCTCATTAGATTCTGAAGATACAAGATTTATGAACTCTGCAAGAACAAAAAACACAATCAAAAACTTTTCCTCCAAGTAGATAGTAACAAGGAGGAGTGCATAGATCTTTATACCTACACAACACTCGATAAGAAGATCTTGAGCATCTCTAGCAACACGAACATCAGGTGGTAACATCTCCTTTATAATCTTAGTCATCGTAGCTGAAATCAAACATATACCACTCATAGTTTCTCAAGCTAATCGAGCTAGATTCACAAAGCTAGTGATCGATGGACATTCAAAAAGCTAACCTTTAGGAAGCGAAGCGTCTTCTTTGGATTTGCCAACTATATCCATCGGATCCATTGTTTAGATCTGCAGAATCAATCGAGCTTGAATTTAAACCTATGCGTACACGACGGATTCGCTTATGAGGATACAGAGATAGGGATGATCGGACTCACCGTAACCGAGTCGACACGGAACGAATCGCTAAATAGACGAGTCGCGGCGAGATCTCTTATCGGAGGAGATTAGGGCAAACGGAGAACGCAGATGCGCGTGAGTCCCACTCGAAGGCGCGTGTAGATGGTTTTAGTGATTTAATAGAAACAGGAATTAATTTTTATAAATAAAATCGATAACCTAAATGGGCCGCAAAAAATAACCCAAATTAGGCCCATATCTTCTTCATCGTCTCCGGAGAGTCCTAAGATTCTGGGATTGGTGTTTCTCCTCGGTGGTGGAAGAGAGAATGGGGCTAGAGGAGGATGATTTCGTGTTTCACGGGACGCCGATAGAGCGAGAGGATGAGATCGGTAGCCGGAAGAAGAAAGCAGTCGCGGGAGCTTCGGGGAACCTTAGAACTCTCCCTGCTTGGAAGCAAGAGGTGAGATATTTTGATTCTTCTACTCGTCTGTTTAGTTGCTGATGAATTGAGAAATCAAGCATCGTCGAGAATCGCTTTGCTTCCATGAACATGTCAGCCTGTTTCTAACTTAATGTATAGGGAAGAAAGATTACTCTATACCGAGAATCATGTTTATAGGAGTTTGATATGTAGCTGAGATTTTGGTATTTGCTGTGTTTCTTCTCAGATATTAATGTGTATATATATATATATATATATATGTAGGTATTAGATTGAGCCTTTTTTGATTTCTGTGAATATAGTAACATTCTGTGGGAAGCTGCTGAGTTCTTGAGTTGAACATGCCCAGGTGACTGATGAAGAAGGTCGGAGAAGGTTCCATGGAGCATTTACTGGTGGATATTCTGCTGGGTATTACAATACAGTGGGGTCAAAAGAGGGTATAGTTTTAAAATTACTTGGATGTTTGTTAGATTAGATATTTATCTGTGCTTTTCTGTTTACAATCTGAGTTGAATTGCAGGCTGGGCTCCGCAGTCATTTACGTCGTCAAGGAAGAACAGAGCTGGAGCGAGAAGGCAAAATATTTCAGACTTCCTTGATGAAGATGAAAAGGCGGTATGTTTCATATTGTTTTCCTTGTTAGATTCCTTAAAAGCTTTATTTCAACTCATTAGTGACTAAGCTGGTTAAAGTTTGATTACCATGTATTGCATAATCCTGCTGTGACACTTCTCAATGGTAACATGGAAAGTGGGTAATTTTATTTTTCTCTGTGGAAGATGTTTATTGTTTGGAACAAAGTTAAGCCACTGTAATTGCCTTTGTATTTCAGGAGTTAGAGGGACAATCACTGTCTGCGAGCTCACAATTTGACACATTTGGATTTACAGCAGCCGAACATTCTCGCAAGCAAGCTGAGAAAGAACAGCATGAAAGGTCTGTATATACTCTTGTGTCATATTCCTTAATGCTTTGTTGTAGCCTGATAAGAATTCAAGTGTACACGTTCCAATCATCTGTAAATTTCTCTGGAACTATGGTTAGGCTGTTATTTTTCAAGGTTGCTTCTTTTTGCTTTGGCATGAGGAGTGATGTTTTACACATTGTGTGATAGTCTTATTTCGATAAGAATTTAAGAAGTTGCTATAACTTAAGGTTCTTTTTCTTCATATGAGTTGACTATGAAGTTTTTATCTGTATATTTTATGAATTGTTTGTCATAACTTTTTACTGTATCACAGGCCATCAGCCATTCCTGGCCCAGTGCATGACGAACTTATTGCTCCAGTTTCGGAATCAATTGGTTAGTTTTGAAAGCCTCTTTAATATTTTGGAAAACTCCACCAAGCAAGGAGATCAAAACCATGATGATAGCCTTTTTTGCTTCTCTTTATCTTCTCCAATGCATTACGCATATGCTTCTTTCTTTTGTTTCAGGCGTCAAACTGTTGTTAAAGATGGGATGGCGG
It encodes:
- the LOC106312906 gene encoding protein Dr1 homolog isoform X2; the protein is MDPMDIVGKSKEDASLPKATMTKIIKEMLPPDVRVARDAQDLLIECCVEFINLVSSESNEVCNKEDRRTIAPEHVLKALQVLGFGEYIEEVYAAYEQHKYETMDTQRSVKCNSGAQMTEEEAAAEQQRMFAEARARMNGGAPVPQPQHPETEHPETDHPETDQRSLQS
- the LOC106312906 gene encoding protein Dr1 homolog isoform X1 — its product is MDPMDIVGKSKEDASLPKATMTKIIKEMLPPDVRVARDAQDLLIECCVEFINLVSSESNEVCNKEDRRTIAPEHVLKALQVLGFGEYIEEVYAAYEQHKYETMQDTQRSVKCNSGAQMTEEEAAAEQQRMFAEARARMNGGAPVPQPQHPETEHPETDHPETDQRSLQS